The Girardinichthys multiradiatus isolate DD_20200921_A chromosome 9, DD_fGirMul_XY1, whole genome shotgun sequence genome segment taaaacacatggaGAAATACTGGAGCAAACTGGAACGTAACTCTTTAGAATCTGTGTCAAAATCTGTTAAAAGTGGCTCAGCTGCCATAGTATTTACTTAAATCACCTCATCAGCTCAATTGCCATGCCTCTAGTGATGTCATCAACCCCGTCATAAACAAttaagaatttgtttttttttctctttcccaTTGCTTTTCAAAGGTATTTCATGAAATTCTGCTTTAAAAATCTGTACTTCATTTcccagtgtttctttttttattgccaGCATAATTtgctaatgaaaaaaaaaaaacatcactggATAGTTTCTTTAATGTTGTGCAGTAGTAACACATTAATAACTGTCTGTTTCCGGGTGCACTGGAGCTAAAACGTCAAGTTTTGTTGGTATTAAATCCATTATGTCTGAGGAGTTTCTACTGTTTGGCAGATCATTTCAAAGTCCCTGTTAAGGTTATGCTTGGAAATAGAAAATCTAAGGGAAGGGTTGCAAAGACATAAAGCACAAGGTTGGGTAACTAAGACAACCGGAGCAGATGAGAGCGTTTCTGTTAACGGTTTATTACACTAATGTCAATCAAGCAAATTACAATACATGGGCTTCAAGCTTATAAAGGTAGGGTAAGGTATGGCGACAAGGGAGATCAGCATCTCTTTAAATATATGAAGAAAATTAGCACATGCATACATGCAAAAATAAACATCAAGAagacatttctttaaaatactCTAACATCAAGGCTGGACATGGATCTTTAAAAGAAGTAGGATCAGGGTGGTTTTGGCACCAACGCTTGTCAGTAAATGTAAACTAGATGACATCTAAACCACGGAGGTGAGAAGCCATTTCCACAGTTCTTTAATCATACTTGAAGAATGGAGCATTAATGATTGATTGAATCATTAAATCATAAAAGAACTAACAAAGCCAGACTATATAATAACTATTTAAGTCTTTAAAATGCAGTGAAGATAAACCGATATGCATCTTACGACAATAACAACATTTCTGATGCAAAACGTGTCATTCCATTAAGTATTAGTAAACGATGCTGGACTTTATTCCTTACTTTCATCAAAATCCATCCCAATCATATTTGATGTGAATCACTTTTACAATAAAATGGCTCCACTGCCTTTGTAGGTCACCCCTAACTGAACATcccatgaaaaaataatttaatataaaaatggaCAACCTACCATTCATGTTATCAGTACCAGATGTCTGACCTGtggaacaaacagaagagacagTCAAGATGTTAAATAAAGCTGCTTTACTCACAATAACGTTGAGAGATCCCCTCCAAACCTCCCTCAGGTCTATGTCTGAGTGtctccctcctcctctgtcACAGATGCAAAACTTTCAGGGGAAAATCTCCCATATCAACTGAGAAGCATGGGTCAGCCTGTCTTTCATTAATTTATATGCACACACACCCATGAACAAACACAGCCTGACAGTGTGCTCAGTTTCAGCAACTAGCAGACAGCAGGTGTCTGAAGACAGGGGGGACCTCTGTTCTGGATCACGCCTCCTCTCCTCTGTCTCCGGCCACCTTTGTTGGTGAGAGATTGGTCGTGAGGAGTGAGCCGACAGCCTGTTTCTCAGCCCCTACATCCACCCCACCAAGACACAAAATTCCTTATTCCTTTAATGGGAATGCATCTGCTCTGGCACCAAGGTCGTTCTCTCTAGCTTCGCTTTTCTCTTCATGTGGATTCATCTACATCCTCACAATTTCATCAGCTCCAAATCTCTGTGTTCAAAATCCTCCACGGTACCAGTTTAATTATCCCTACAGTAACTTGGGGGGAATGAGCTTTGGTCTCTGTGTCCTTTATTCTGCGGGATGATCCTGCAGTTGTTTTCTGTCGTCCTCTATGTGGCTGCTGTTCCCTGGCAACagcatctctctctctccacccagACCCTCTTTCCTCCCTCTCTATCTCCTTGCCCCAGTCCCTTTTATACATACCACCCCACGGTTCTTCATACAACATGAAGTATGCAGCACCTTACCCCACTTTCAGTTAGCCTATCATCTCACTGTTACAGTGGTCCTTTATTGTCACTTTTCAATATAGGCCATGCTTGGCCGGTGCAATACTACTCCAAAGCCTGACAAATACTCAGAAAGGTTTTGAATTTCATTAACTCTGAAATGTAGAAGTAAGTGTCTTTCatattatttgttaaataatgtttttagtaCAACTGACAAAACAGCTCTGACGTCATGTTGTTACtgcctaataataataataataataataataataataatataatataaaataatatttaatactaATGCATTAATAGACATACTTATTTATTTGTActtatttaacaataaaataaagataaacataataataacagTATTGCTAAGATCAATACAATTATTatctatatattatatatattatacatttaaataaaaatgtatatatgtattattGGTCGTcttccttattattattattatcattaataatattattattaatattataatcATTGCCAAGACGGCCAAAAATGTATGCCGTTCAGATTTAGCGAATGGAGAAGTGCGCTTCAAAGTACTTCCGCCTTTGCTCAATTAACAGTAGAAAATCTAAGAAATGCTGAAACAACCAAGTAAAATCCACATACTGATACATTTCTTTGAATTATCAGTGCTTACCTCTCTGAAATGTATTTACCGTGCAAATGTCAGACACATGCCCATCTCAGGCTCCTCTTGACGGTCGGTCTTGCAGGAGTTGGAGGAGTGAGGGGAACCATCTTGACGTTGAGTTCCACGGCTTCCCTGCTGTTTGTCCCAGTCTGTGGTACTGTACTGTACCGGGGAGCTTGGCTAAAATGGCTGCAAGCAACTATTTTGGGTTCCCACATGGTGCCAGTCCGCAGTACAGGTATTTCACATCATATAAGTTGTTGTCATGGTTCGTGTTAAGTCAAGGTTATGGGTTTCTGGAGGATATCGGAGGAGACAGGGTCGTCAGAGGGCTATCTCGACCCTCTGTTTCGGTAACGGTTAGCTAACGTTAGCTAACCGAATTGGCAGGCCAGCGTTTAACCGACTTGCAGCTTGACATTAGATGAACCCCACATTGCGGACATCCTCTGTGGGGAAGCAACTTTAGGCGGACCGGCCGgctttttatttcatgatgctgtgtgacatAACAGGGAAAATCAGGCAGGCTTTATGCGACTCGACAATGGAGTTGGCTGCGGCAGGTGAGGTTTTGGCCGATGTTTGGGATTATGGAGGCTCACAGTGCTCTAGCAGCGCCGAGCTCTCTCAGCAGTCAAAGTTTTTGGCATGTACAGAATGAGGTGAATGCTTGTGGGTAGGCGGAAATTAGTTGTTGAAACAGCCGCCAGGCTTGTCTTTTGCAAGTTTGAATTAACAAATCTCCCTTAACCTGATAGGAAATCTAATAATTGAGTTGTAATTATTTTGCGGTCAGTATGCTGCGGTTTCCTTTTCCATGTGCTGTTCTGGCTTGAATTCCAGCCAACAAACTTGGAAAACAGGAATATTTGTTATATCTCTGTGTCTGTGCATCATCAGAGTTTGCACAACCTCGGATTTAACTTCATAATAGGCTTTGGTTTAGTCTGTGCTGCTAAAGTGAACAAGTGAAGCGTCAATAACCTTTaagtgctttgttttttttttttgttttttttttaaatacaattaaagggGGGGGGCTAAATATGCAAAATACTAATTGAAAAttgtgtgttttgctttattttgtttaatacagtctcgggaaaaaaaaagatccgATAACGGCAGCAAATGCTGTAAATTATATATGAGATTTATATACttgaatattttaaagtctaatatttattatttgatttatgcAGTTACATATATAAGTATTCATAactctggcagatttagattaaaTAGGATTTTTGATTCAACAAAGAGGCTCTCAAAGGTGACAGCAACAAACAGTGTAAAAAGGATTATCAATgttcttaaataaatatttatctgttttaacattttatccaaaactggcattttaaaaattatttatacatttctcAATAATCAGTGGGATGAACTTTATTAggtgggttcgactcccggccaggcCTGTACGGAAGAAATAGAtatggaaaatggatggataatcGTTATTAGCATAATTACAGTAATCAAAGTCTTCATGTAATTGCTGgccagcttttttcttttttatactgGTATTTTGGCAGTTAATCTTGGCCGATTAAGTTCgaggtctttgaggttggaagggcTCCTTGCCATTTTCCCAATCTTCAGCTCCCTCCACTGATGATCACATTCAACTGGGTACTCTGGTTGAGCCACCctgaaatgttaatattactttcagtcagaagtaaaagatttatttgaacctaaatctgtcaggggtatgaataaattTGGGCTTAACCACGGGGAAAGCAATATGAACCTATAATTTTATCATAATATGTGATGATGTTTATTGACAATGAAAgtgagaataataaaaaaatcatcacAGTTTCAGCTATAAATCCATCACTGCATGCAGCTTGCAAACATGAATATTGCTCTAAGAATAAAACATATCCACCGTTACCAAAGAGGCTACTCCATCACAGTGTTCAATTATATTCTGAAACTTGGATGCATCATTTATATAAGCTGCCACTGAACCaacaatggaaaaatattttgaatattttgaaaCATAACTGTGACATATCATTACTACAATGATTTATGTTTTTCCTCTGTATGTTGTATTATATACTTTAAAACAGGGcaataaaaaaggaacaaaaaatgCCAATACCAGTTTTAAAGGTGGGGTATAAAATTCAATAAAACGGACAGTGCATGTGGCCTCTCAGGCATTTCTTGAGGTCACTGATActtaaacacttttaaaagtAGAAGAGATTACAACCTGTTGTGTAAACCTGATTTTTATGCTATTACTTAAACTTACACTATTATATACTATACCGACTCTTATATGGATTTAAGTGACATCGCATTCTTAATCCAAATGGCTCAATGTAACGTTGGTTCAACCTTTGCAGCTATAGTAGCTTCAACTCTTCTGGAAGGctgtccacaaggtttaggaacgtgttcatgggagtttttgaccattcttccaaaAGCACGTTTGTGAGGTCACAGTCTGATGTTGGACGAGAAGGCCTGGCTCTCAGTCTCCGCTCTGATTCATCCTAAAGGTGTTctatcaggactctgtgcagaccAGTCAAGCTCATCCACACCAAGCTCtctctcatccatgtctttaggGACCTTGGTTTGTGAACTGGtgcacagtcatgttggaacaggaaGAGGCCGTccccaaactgttcccacaaagttgggagcatgaaattgtccaaaatcTCTTGGTCTGCTGAAGCATTaagagttcctttcactggaactaagggGCCAAGCCCAGCTCCTGAAAAACAACCTTACTGCATGATCCCCCCCTCCACCAAACATTAGACTTGGCACAGCGATTCCCCTACCATTATCCAAGAGGGGTACCCACAGGACTGCCCACCCCCTCAACAATATCACGACATGTAGTAAACTATTAAACGTCTGTACATTTTAACATGTTACCAATTTACTACAGCAGAAGAGGAACTATGTTGTTTCCAACTTATGGCGGAGGAACACGCCTATTTAAGACTTGATGCAAACACACACGTGGGGAGCTGCAAgttaatgtttttcaaatttattttctaaataacagTGGAGTGCACGGAGCGGAGATGAAAAAAAAGACCAACCATGGTGGCTTATGCCCTGGTATGGAAGCTTGTATGAACCAAAACTCCTAATTTACTTGGTGCTTTATGCAACTATGCAAGACCAAGGGGGAAACACTGTTCTGGTAATCGCCAAACCTAGACGCGTCCATCAGATTGCCTTTTGCGTGAGAAATATGTTGGAGAATCACGCTTCTCCATCACATTTGTCACGCAAAAGTGTGGCGGAGGCTTTCATTTATATACATCAATGTTAATGtttcttctcttctttcttCCTTTAGTACCCAGCCTCCCACGGCTTACTCCCATCCTTCTACAGCTAGCTACAGCGTCCAGCAGGCTCCTGCTGTGGCCCATGCAGTGACCGCCTCATACTCTCCAGCTCCGGTTCAGGCAGCCCGGCCCGTGGCCTCGGCCCCTTACCCTGCCTATCAGAGCCACCAGGCACCTCCAGACTACACCTATAGACAGCCCGATCCACCGCAGCCCACCACCACCCCACAGACGTACCAGGTATACTCAGACATGGTCAGTTTCCCTTTGCTTCTATTATCATTTTCACTCCTTTTTTATATGACAtgttacaatttttttatttaccagcTTACTTCTTTTGTTGCATATAATGTGATTTAAAGCCATTTAACACAGCTAATACATCAAGGGCCCTTTTGCTGTAGCTTTCATcctaaatgtcttgtttttgcaTCTAAGAAAATGGACACAGTTTATGCTGTTATGGTAttgtttcctctttttttaaCAGCAGCAGGAGAGCTATAGCTATGTGCGTCCAGCTGCAGGAACAACGTATGACAACAAACAGTATTACCAGACGAGTGTAGCACCAGCTCAGAGGACGCCCAcagataactattaccagactGGTAAGAAACATTAGTTTTTCTCATCTtatgttttgtacattttaatgTTGATCAGAAACtagtattttttcatttatgtgTCACACAAATAAAATAGGCAATTTTACACTGAGGTTTTTCGTTTATTTGAAGTGGGGTTCTGTGCATTTGTGAACAATCTCTTATCTGCTGTCTCTAGTCTGATTAATGAAAGACTTTGATTAAATAACTGACACATGAAGGCAGTGGCAGTAAAAATGTGTATGAAAGGCAGTTTGCACAAACTGAGACTAGATGTATTTTAAGATGATTTCAATCGCaattaaacaaacatgtttgaatTTTTTAAGGCGGTTCTGGATGCAGTTAGATAGTGTCAACTGATTACTGACCCAACAGCCAATAAATAAGAGAGGATGACAACAGCTGAGACATGGCAACAGCTGCAAGCTGACTTTTTGTAACTTTATTGGTTATCATACAGCATGATGAACATGAACACACAGCATCACAGGGCATAATACAAATCAACTGGCTATTTGCAATCCCGTAGgcatataaacaaataaaataacatcagaAAGACACATTCAAGACTAAACTACAGTAATTGATGACACAATTCTCGTATTCAGGGTTTGAACACTTTTCCCACAGTAACATTCAAGCACTTCTCAAGCATTTTCAAGGtacattttcaaacttttccaGCACCAAACTTTGAGGCAGTCTGTATCTCTATGCGCCTTTTCTTCATTGAGCTTTATAACCACGGCCCAAACCGTGTTCCCCGTGTGAAGGGAGACTATCAACAATCTGAAATACAGTAGAACTGATTAAATTTCGGCAAGTATAAATATGAAATAGAGATATAGGCAGAAGGAGGCCAGAAGACATCAGATGCACACCATGCATGATGGAACATTGCCAACATTCTTATTTATCTGCAAAGTTGTAAGCTAGCTTAAATTTAACAACCCCTCCCACTACTGTGGCTTACCGCTCAAGAGCGCCGACTCTCCCATAGCGAAAAGCTGCAGGTCCTTCTTGCATACGTAGCAAGAAGCTGCCTGAGGATTTATTTCAACCATGATTTGTATCTAGTGTTTTCAACCCAGCAGTCATTAAAACGACAACAGCCTGGCATGCTGTTCTCTGCCGCTCACCGGAAACGTGCACGACAAGTGAGACACAGTTATGTGCTCAAAGTAGGTCTGCTTCATAGCTATGCCAGAGGACGGCACCGGCTGGTCTATTCATGAGGCGATGTCCGCTGCTCACACACCGGTATTACAATAAGGAGCAAACCCACTCTGAGCAACAGCGAGGCTTTCTGAGACTTCATTGAAGGCAAAATGATCGCTCTCTATTTGGAGCCTTTAACATAAGAATATCAAATTTAggtttttaatcaaaatgttaGAGTGTTCTTTACTACAAAACCGTGCAGTTACGATATCAAGGACTTCATACAAAAATCAAGCACTTTCCAAACCTTGAAAACACCTTGTTGAAATTCAAGCATTTTCAAAGATTTCAAGCACCTGTACCAACCCTGCatattggaaagaaaaaaaataggacttaatttctgaatgaaatattttccacatagAATAAACCTATTTATCCTACATTCTTGATGTTAGCTTGCTCGAAGCAGCCCAGACCTGCATTAATGTCTAAGATtgaaataataacatttttggGTTAAAGCCACATTGACAGTCAATCCAAAACCCACAACTTTACAGATGTTCCAATCTCCCAACATGAGTAGAACAAAGAGTACTGTTAAAACTATCTAGATTATATCCACTTGTCTGTTAAGCATGTTTTAAATcgcatttctttcattttactgGGAGTGTAACTGAAATGTAACCCATCTGAATTCTGAACATATTTTGTTGGCGCCACCTACTGGTATCCTTGTTCCTGCAAACTGCGGCCCTGGAAAGAGTTTGATGATTTCAGTTAGTTTTAGCTGGTCTGGAAAATCCTGCAGTCTGTGATCCAGCAGCGGACGCAGGTGTTAAGTGTCTGATCGCCAGTCTTtcagttgtaaaataaaaacctctCTGTTATTGTCAACAACCAGTCTTTTCAAAATCTGTCACGACTGCAAAAGTCGTGTAGAGTGTCCCCAGCTTTAGGGTTCAAAGGTTGCAAGAGACACTAACAATTATTATACAGATCTTACCTATCTTACCAGCAGCTCCCAGAAATTGGTCTTTCTAGAGGACACGTCCCTTCTTTCACACTGGCtctttcttcatcttcttgCTATGTTTCAGTCTCAGTAGGAGTGAAGCCTGCTTACAGCCCTGCTCCCTCCTCTGTGTACAACCAGCCACCTCTGCCCCAGAGGCAGGTGACTGCCCTCAAACCTCTGGTCCCCTCCAGTGCCGTGTCAACCAGCTACAACATCTACCCAGTGTCCACTAGTGTCCAACAGCCTCCAACACCCATTTCATCATACACGCCGGGCTCCTCGTTCAGCTCCCCTGTTTCTGCTACCTCCTACTCAGGTGAGATAAAACAACAGATGAAATGcaaccttttttgtaaatttttgtaCCGAAGATTCTTAAgaggattttttatttatttaccaaaaaCCCGAACTTATTATGTGCTTTAACGTGCAAACTATGAAATAGCAAGTGCTAGTTAGTAAATTTGTATAATGATCGTGTTATGCCACCAAAAGGGATAGAGAGAGCTACTTCTACATACATCAGATCACAATCATAGTGCCGAAGGAAGAGTGAGATCTTCAGTCAATTAATACAGCTGCAGTGAAAGCTGATACTGAATGTGCACTTAGTGTCCCCTAGTTACTTGAAGGTATATCCTCCTTGTAGTTAATACTCTTCTTCAAAGCCCACTCAGATATAAACATATGAAAAGTTAAAAGATGAAGCAAATTTTCCTAATCTATATTTTCTGTAGCTGGGTGAATACTGTGTCTGTGCTGTGAGATTAAAACatagctttttaaacattttttattttttttgtaatagCTGGTTGTTCATGACGACCCACATCCTGCttgctttcattttttcatAAATTGGTGCTCTTCTTGCTGCTCTCCCCCCCCTTAGGCATCAGCTACTCCAGTTACGATTCTATTGGTTATACCTCTGCGTCCACCCCCTCCTATTACCAGCCAGCTCAGCAAACTCTGTCCCAACCCCAGCCTCCACCGCAGCAGCCGCAACCACCCCAGCCCTCCATCCAGCCAccaccaaaacagctgacaaGTTCCTCTTGGAGTACCTCAGGGAGCAACATGGTGACGACTTCGACCGTAAACTCCTACAAAAAGCCAGCCTTCCACCAGAACAAACTGCAAAGGCCCAAGGGGCCTCCTAAGCAGTCACAGCTTCATTACTGTGACATTTGCAAGATCAGCTGTGCAGGCCCTCAGGTAGGCAGtaataaaatatgtataaatCTGGTTTATTAggtaaatgttaaatattttaacagaacGGTTTTAAAGTGCAAATGATTGGTGCTTATCAAAGAAAAGgtacaaatatgaaaaaaattatgttaTCTGATGGATCGATGCTTTTTCTGTTCCATGTTTAGACGTACCGGGAGCACAACGAGGgccagaaacataaaaaaaaagaagcagccCTGAAGGCAGGGGGGCAGACCGGGACCACCAATGGGCCTAGAGGAGTTCAGACCCAGTTACGTTGTGAACTGTGTGATGTGTCATGTACTGGGGTTGACGCCTATGCTGCTCATATCCGAGGAGCTAAACACCAGAAGGTTGGTAATTTCTTTCTGCGACCTTTAACAAGTGACTATTTCCGAAGGTTCGGGCAGCTGATGTTTCATCAAGTATAAGAACAAAGTCTCTTCTAAGGTTTCACATTCCAACcttaacattttcaaatattCCTCTGTCTGTCTTTGTCAACCATGAAAAGGTGGTAAAACTTCACACCAAGCTTGGTAAACCTATCCCCTCCACCGAACCAGTGCTGGTGAATTCTGCCCCAGTTACAACAAACTCCACAGCTGGGAAACCTACAGCATCATCCTCAGTGTCTGCCTCAGCTTTAACCACTTCAACCCCAGCTGCAACACCCAAACCGTTGGCTGTAAACACCACGGCCAAAACAGCTCCACCAGTCAAGAAACAAGTTCCCATCAAATTAACTCTCATTTGtaggtttgatttattttgaaataatctACAGATTGTAAACAATGATAATCCAAAGCAACATATTTTAGCATTACCCACTGTTGCTTAGTGGTGTCTTTACGAAAGACATAATTTTCGCATGtttttttgaaacaaaattGCTATGGTACTGCAAATGCACCAGTTTTATGAGAATCATGggtctattattattataggtGGTGGTACAGTCTTTTTCAGGGAGCTTTTTAAAACTTGGTTTTCTTCACAGCCAATAAGCCAGCCTGTGCTCCTGTAGCAGCACCTGGGATGGCAGTGGCAGTAAAGGTGGAGGAGCCTGTTCAGCTGCCAGTCCAGAAGATGGAGCTACAAACTGAAGATGAACGAGGTGGAGGCCAGGGAGACGTCCAGCCTGTGGGACATGACTACGTAGAGGAGGTAAGAGGAAAATGGAGATGATCACATCCCCATGAGGGCAGAAATCAGCAAGGGGGCAAacacttttccattttttgacagtaggtagacaggaaagaggggtagagagagggggagacattcggtaaatgtcgccgggtccgggac includes the following:
- the zfr2 gene encoding zinc finger RNA-binding protein isoform X5, which produces MRLDNGVGCGSTQPPTAYSHPSTASYSVQQAPAVAHAVTASYSPAPVQAARPVASAPYPAYQSHQAPPDYTYRQPDPPQPTTTPQTYQVYSDMQQESYSYVRPAAGTTYDNKQYYQTSVAPAQRTPTDNYYQTVSVGVKPAYSPAPSSVYNQPPLPQRQVTALKPLVPSSAVSTSYNIYPVSTSVQQPPTPISSYTPGSSFSSPVSATSYSGISYSSYDSIGYTSASTPSYYQPAQQTLSQPQPPPQQPQPPQPSIQPPPKQLTSSSWSTSGSNMVTTSTVNSYKKPAFHQNKLQRPKGPPKQSQLHYCDICKISCAGPQTYREHNEGQKHKKKEAALKAGGQTGTTNGPRGVQTQLRCELCDVSCTGVDAYAAHIRGAKHQKVVKLHTKLGKPIPSTEPVLVNSAPVTTNSTAGKPTASSSVSASALTTSTPAATPKPLAVNTTAKTAPPVKKQVPIKLTLISNKPACAPVAAPGMAVAVKVEEPVQLPVQKMELQTEDERGGGQGDVQPVGHDYVEEVRNEDGKVIRFHCKLCECSFNDPNAKDMHLKGRRHRLQYKKKVNPELPVEIKPSNRARKLQESKLKKQKQKAVLKRQREDEQRWHMEMRRYEEDMYWRRMEEEQMYWGEQRRRMPPPPPPPLMSRPGMPVPPLLNCVRRPDSADDRHIMAKHSTIYPMEEELQAVQRIVSHSERALKLVSDSLLEKEPPAISSTAIEGGEVTSAENPTRLLKGVMRVGILAKGLLLRGDRNVELILLTAKKPTVSLLRSITKQLPKELSTFSEDQYEVQAHPEEANIVICSSQEPKMQVTISLTSPLMREDTAAEKDKQAEGKAAEKDVSEKDPPDVLNKKKCLDYLAALRHAKWFQARANGLQSCVIIIRVLRDLCQRVPTWGRLPGWAMELLVEKVISSATGPLSPGEAMRRVLECISTGVLLPDGPALMDPCEKDPTDALESMKPQARQDITASAQHALRLLAFRQIHKVLGMESLPTSKASARNRKRRRDVSDTGEGEGEGKKDKKDDA